One segment of Desulfosudis oleivorans Hxd3 DNA contains the following:
- a CDS encoding ABC transporter permease subunit, protein MRAYFIRRFLLIIPTFLGITVLVFAVTRFVPGGPVERMIAESYRMQAMEGRTQREATQPLSEEQINYLKRYYGFDKPVPAAYVLWMGKVLSGDLGTSTRYYDPVWEMIRSRIPISLYFGLLSMVIIYGVCIPLGMAKAVRHKSGFDNFTSVAVFAGYAVPGWVLGILLLLLFSSRWGVLPLGGLTSAGFDALSGPEKILDIARHTVLPLAAYVVGSFAVMTFLMKNTLMDELAADYVRTAMAKGLSFKKAVFGHALRNSLIPVATSFGNNISVLVSGSFLIETVFNINGMGLLGYESVVERDYPVVMGILVISSLLFLIGNILSDICVAFVDPRVRFQ, encoded by the coding sequence ATGCGCGCATATTTTATTCGACGATTCCTGCTGATCATTCCCACCTTTCTGGGCATCACCGTACTGGTGTTCGCGGTCACGCGGTTTGTGCCCGGCGGCCCGGTGGAACGCATGATTGCCGAGTCCTACCGCATGCAGGCCATGGAGGGCCGCACCCAGCGGGAGGCCACCCAGCCCCTCTCCGAAGAGCAGATCAATTACCTGAAACGCTATTACGGGTTCGACAAACCGGTGCCGGCAGCCTATGTGCTCTGGATGGGAAAAGTTCTGTCCGGCGACCTGGGCACCTCCACCCGGTATTATGACCCGGTATGGGAGATGATCCGGTCCCGCATACCCATATCGCTCTATTTCGGCCTGCTCTCTATGGTCATTATATACGGGGTCTGCATTCCCCTTGGCATGGCCAAGGCCGTGCGCCACAAAAGCGGGTTCGACAACTTCACCTCCGTAGCGGTGTTTGCCGGCTACGCCGTGCCCGGCTGGGTCCTGGGCATTCTGCTGCTGCTGCTCTTTTCTTCCCGGTGGGGGGTGCTGCCCCTGGGCGGGCTCACAAGCGCCGGCTTTGACGCCCTGTCCGGACCTGAAAAAATTCTCGATATCGCCCGGCACACGGTCCTGCCCCTGGCCGCCTACGTTGTGGGCTCCTTTGCCGTAATGACCTTTTTAATGAAAAACACCCTGATGGACGAACTGGCCGCCGACTATGTGCGCACGGCCATGGCAAAAGGGCTGTCATTTAAAAAAGCGGTGTTCGGCCATGCCTTAAGAAACAGCCTGATTCCCGTTGCCACCAGCTTCGGCAACAACATATCGGTCCTGGTCTCGGGCTCGTTTCTCATTGAAACGGTCTTCAACATCAACGGCATGGGCCTTTTGGGCTACGAGTCGGTGGTGGAGCGGGACTATCCCGTGGTCATGGGCATTCTGGTGATCTCGTCGCTGCTGTTTTTAATCGGCAACATTCTTTCCGATATCTGCGTGGCCTTTGTGGACCCGCGGGTGAGATTCCAGTAA
- the rpsI gene encoding 30S ribosomal protein S9, with protein MEAQTLYATGKRKTAIARTWMKPGSGKITVNGKDADAHFTTNAARIIMRESLKITETLESYDVDIRVIGGGITGQAGAARHGISKILAGLDPEMRQKLKANGFLTRDARVKERKKYGQRGARARYQFSKR; from the coding sequence ATGGAAGCACAGACCTTGTACGCCACGGGAAAACGCAAAACCGCCATCGCCCGCACCTGGATGAAGCCGGGCAGCGGTAAGATAACGGTCAACGGCAAAGACGCCGACGCCCACTTTACCACCAACGCGGCCCGCATTATCATGCGCGAGTCCCTGAAAATTACGGAGACCCTGGAGTCTTACGACGTGGATATCCGCGTCATCGGCGGCGGTATCACAGGCCAGGCCGGCGCTGCCCGTCACGGTATCAGCAAGATACTGGCCGGGCTGGATCCGGAAATGCGCCAGAAGCTCAAGGCCAACGGATTTCTCACCCGTGACGCGCGGGTGAAGGAGCGCAAAAAATACGGCCAGCGCGGCGCCCGGGCCCGGTACCAGTTCTCCAAGCGTTAA
- the rplM gene encoding 50S ribosomal protein L13, translated as MKKYTYSARETDKSDKWYLVDADGVILGRMASEIAARLRGKRNPLYTPHADTGDSVVVVNAEKIALTGRKWDQKVYYHHTGYVGGIKAITAKKLLEKKPEDLVVHAVRGMLPKNKLGRALLKKLKVYAGPEHPHSAQQPEPLSIK; from the coding sequence GTGAAAAAATACACTTACAGTGCAAGAGAGACCGACAAAAGCGACAAGTGGTACCTGGTGGACGCCGATGGCGTGATCCTGGGCCGCATGGCATCGGAAATTGCGGCCCGGCTGCGGGGAAAACGCAACCCGCTCTACACCCCCCATGCCGACACCGGTGACTCCGTAGTGGTGGTCAATGCCGAAAAAATCGCCCTGACCGGCAGAAAATGGGACCAGAAGGTCTATTATCATCACACCGGTTATGTGGGCGGCATCAAGGCCATCACCGCCAAAAAGCTGCTTGAAAAAAAGCCGGAAGACCTGGTTGTTCACGCGGTTCGCGGCATGCTTCCCAAGAACAAGCTGGGAAGGGCCCTGTTGAAGAAACTGAAGGTTTACGCGGGCCCGGAACATCCCCATTCGGCCCAGCAGCCCGAACCCCTTTCGATAAAATAA